The Nocardia sp. BMG51109 nucleotide sequence GCGCTGATTCTCGGTGCCGGCAACGGCATGGGCCTGGTCGCCGGGCTACAGGAGATCGAGCGCCTCGCCGAGCCCGGCGATCTCGCCGGTCTGACCGCGGTCTTCTACTCGGTCAGCTACATCGGTTTCGGCCTGCCCGCACTGCTGGCCTTCCTGCACCAGGCCGTGGGAGCCGGTTATCCGTGGATGCTCGGTGCGGGCGCGCTCGTGGCGATCGCCTGCCTGGCCGTGGTGGTGCGGAACTACCGTGTGCGAGGCTGATTTTCGCCGCCTTCGGTGAGCGCGGCCTGTCGGTGATCACCGCGCCCCGGCCGCTCCTCTGGAGGACCGGGGCGGGGCTCCCGGCCACCTACGCGGGTTCGGGCGCCGAGCCGACATCCTCGAGCCGGCGCCGGGTCGTGCGCTCGCCGAACAGCGCCAGCAGCGTGCCGAGCAGCAGGATGACCAGGGCCAGATAGAGGAAGACCGCGGTGTATCCCAGACCCGAGTACACCCCGCCCACGATGAACGCGCCCGCCGCACCGGACAGCCGCCCGACGCTGTTGGCGCATCCCGCGCCCAGCCCGCGCAGCCGGGTCGGGAAGACCTCCGGTAGATAGGTGTAGAGCACCGCCACGAGCATCTGCATCAGCATGTTGATCAGGAAGCCGATCACCATGACCAGCACGGCCCCCGACGAGATGCCGAACGCCAGCAGCAACACGGTGACGACCAGGCTGATCCCGAGGATGAGGGTCTTACGCTCGAACCTGTCCACCAGCGGCCAGGCCAGCAGCGCGCCCGGCACCGCGCCGATGGCCAGCACCAGCGAGTAGTTCAGGCTCTCGGTCTGCGTGTAGCCGTCCTCGACCAGCAGCGTCGGGATCCACGAGCTGAACCCGTAGAACCCCAGAATGAGGCAGATCATCACCGCGGACGCGACGGTCAGCCGCTGGAGGTAGGGCGGCCGCAGGAGTTCGCGGATGTTCCCGGACTCCGCGGTCTCCACGGCCGGGCCCGGTTCCGGCAGGTCGCGGCCCAGGATCCCGCGGGCCTCGGACTCCAGCTTCGCCAGCACCGGTTCGGCCTCCTCGGCACGCCCCTGGGCGACCTGCCAGCGGATCGACTCCGGGAGCAGTCGCACCGACAGGATCACCCCGACGATGCCGCCCGCGCCGATCACGAACACCCACCGCCACGTGCCGGGCCCGATCGGCACCAGCAGCCGCGACACCGCCGCCGCGATCGGCACCCCGAGCAATCCCAGTGCGAGCGTGAGCGATTGGTAACGGCCGCGTTGTTCCCTCGGGAACATCTCGGTGACGTACACCAGCAGCACGCCGGTCATGGCCTGCAGGCCGAAGCCGGTCAGCACCCGGGTGACGGCGAGCATCTCGACGTTCACCGACACCGCCGAGAGCAGCGAGAAGGTCGAGTAGAACACCGCGGAGCCCAGGATGGTCGGCCGCCGGCCGAATCGGTCGGCGAGGCGGCCGCCGAGCAGCCCGCCGAGGAACATGCCGAGGAACGACACCGAGGTCACGGCGCCGACGGCGGTGATCGACAGCCCCCATTCGCTGCGCAGGGCGGGCGCGACGTAGGCGAACGTGTTCAGGTCGACCAGGTCGAAGGTGAAGAAGATTCCCAGCAGCGCCACCCAGATGCGGTGCGAGCGGGTGACGACCGGGATCCGGTCGAGTCGGGCGTCGGCCGCGCGGGTCGGCGGTGCGACGGGTGTGGCGTCCATTGACACTCCCCAGTGACGTAGCTTACAACCTAAAACATCAGACATTAACGATCTGGCGCTGTCAACCCTTGCCTTGTGGCGCTACTGGGCTGTTAGTATCGCTAATCATCGCGCGACATGTAAAACATCTGATGTATTCAACGAGGACGTTGGATCGACGCCCGCCGGGGCTCCGGCGGGACCGCCGATCAGGGATGAAGGAGGCTGCGCCGTGACGGTGCACACCGGATGGCAGGGACGTTTCTACGAGGATTTCGAGGTCGGTGACGTATACCGGCATCCGCTGGGCCGCACGATCAGCGAGGCCGACAACACCTGGTTCACCCTGCTCACCATGAACACCCACCCGGCCCACTTCGACGCGCACTACGCGTCGCAGACCCCGTTCGGGAAGGTGCTGGTCAACTCGGGTCTGACGATCGCCATGCTGATCGGCATGAGCGTCACCGACGTCAGCCAGCGCGCGGTGGCGAACCTGGCGCTGACCGATGTCGAGCTCACCCACCCGGTGTTCGTCGGCGACACCCTGTACGCGGAGTCGCTGTGCACGGGTAAGCGCGAATCGGCCTCGAAGCCGTATGCCGGGCTGGTCGAGGTGCACAGCCGGGCGCTGAACGCCGACGGCGACGAGTGCCTGTCGTTCGATCGGACGATCCTGCTGTACCGGCGCAGCGCGGCGGCGGATATCGATTCGTTCCCGCGGGCGAAGAACGGCCCGCTGTCGATCGAGGCGACCGGGGAATCGAAGTGAGCGGAGTCGACATGAGTGGTGCCGAAATGAGGGGCGGCACAACCCGTTTGCCGCTGGCGGACGTGCGCATCGTGGCGGTCGAACAGTACGGCGCCGGGCCCTTCGGCTCCGTGCACCTGGCCGACCTGGGCGCCGAGGTGATCAAGATCGAGGATCCGCGGATCGGCGGCGACGTGGGTCGCGGGGTGCCGCCCTACGCCGAGGACGGCGACTCGCTGTTCTTCGAGACCTTCAACCGCAACAAGCGGTCGGTGACCCTCGACCTGTCCGATCCCGCCGGCCGGGAGGCGTTCGAGGAGCTGGTGAAGGTCAGCGACGCGGTGTACTCGAATCTGCGCGGTGACGTGCCGACCAAGATGCGGATCACCTACGCCGATCTCGAGGAGATCAATCCGCGCATCGTGTGCTGCTCGCTGTCCGGGTACGGGATGACCGGGCCGCGCAGCACCCAGCCCGGCTACGACTACATGTTGCAGGGGCTGTGCGGCTGGATGTCGGTGACCGGTGAGCCGGACGGCCCGCCCGCCAAGTCCGGGCTGTCCATGGTCGACTACTCCGGCGGCCTGGTGGCGGCGATCTCGCTGCTGTCCGGGGTGCACGCCGCCCGCCGCGACGGCGTCGGAATGGATTGTGACGTCAGCCTTTTCGACACCGCCCTGAACATGCTCACCTACCTGGCGACCTGGCATCTGAACGAGGGCTTCGAACCGGCGCGCACGCACAACTCGGCGCATCCGAGCCTGGTGCCGTTCCAGAACTTCCCGACCGCGGACTCCTGGATCGTCATCGGCTGCGCCAAGCAGAAGTTCTGGGAGCGCCTCGTCGAGGCGATGGACAGCCCGGCCTGGGCGGCCGAGGAACGGTTCGGCACACCCGCGCTGCGCTACGAGAACTCGGCCGAATGCATCGAGCGCATGGAGGCCGAACTGGCCCGGCGCACGACCGCGGAATGGCTTGCGCTGCTGGAGGAACGCGGCGTGCCGTGCGCGCCGGTCAACACGGTGGCGCAGGCGCTGGACGAGGAGCACACCGCGGCCCGCGGCATGGTCGTCGCCACCGAGCACCCGCGGTTCGGCGCCGTGCGGCAGGTGGTGTCGCCCGTGCGCGCCGGCCGGTTCCGCGACGACCACCGCCGGGCCCCGCGCATGGGCGAGGACAACCGCTCGGTGCTGTGCGAGATCGCCGGCCTGTCACCCGAGCGGTTCGACGAGCTCGCCGGCCGCGGCGCCTTCGGT carries:
- a CDS encoding MFS transporter — its product is MDATPVAPPTRAADARLDRIPVVTRSHRIWVALLGIFFTFDLVDLNTFAYVAPALRSEWGLSITAVGAVTSVSFLGMFLGGLLGGRLADRFGRRPTILGSAVFYSTFSLLSAVSVNVEMLAVTRVLTGFGLQAMTGVLLVYVTEMFPREQRGRYQSLTLALGLLGVPIAAAVSRLLVPIGPGTWRWVFVIGAGGIVGVILSVRLLPESIRWQVAQGRAEEAEPVLAKLESEARGILGRDLPEPGPAVETAESGNIRELLRPPYLQRLTVASAVMICLILGFYGFSSWIPTLLVEDGYTQTESLNYSLVLAIGAVPGALLAWPLVDRFERKTLILGISLVVTVLLLAFGISSGAVLVMVIGFLINMLMQMLVAVLYTYLPEVFPTRLRGLGAGCANSVGRLSGAAGAFIVGGVYSGLGYTAVFLYLALVILLLGTLLALFGERTTRRRLEDVGSAPEPA
- a CDS encoding CaiB/BaiF CoA-transferase family protein translates to MSGAEMRGGTTRLPLADVRIVAVEQYGAGPFGSVHLADLGAEVIKIEDPRIGGDVGRGVPPYAEDGDSLFFETFNRNKRSVTLDLSDPAGREAFEELVKVSDAVYSNLRGDVPTKMRITYADLEEINPRIVCCSLSGYGMTGPRSTQPGYDYMLQGLCGWMSVTGEPDGPPAKSGLSMVDYSGGLVAAISLLSGVHAARRDGVGMDCDVSLFDTALNMLTYLATWHLNEGFEPARTHNSAHPSLVPFQNFPTADSWIVIGCAKQKFWERLVEAMDSPAWAAEERFGTPALRYENSAECIERMEAELARRTTAEWLALLEERGVPCAPVNTVAQALDEEHTAARGMVVATEHPRFGAVRQVVSPVRAGRFRDDHRRAPRMGEDNRSVLCEIAGLSPERFDELAGRGAFGAAAPE
- a CDS encoding MaoC family dehydratase, which translates into the protein MTVHTGWQGRFYEDFEVGDVYRHPLGRTISEADNTWFTLLTMNTHPAHFDAHYASQTPFGKVLVNSGLTIAMLIGMSVTDVSQRAVANLALTDVELTHPVFVGDTLYAESLCTGKRESASKPYAGLVEVHSRALNADGDECLSFDRTILLYRRSAAADIDSFPRAKNGPLSIEATGESK